The Rhizobium rosettiformans genomic sequence AACACCCGCCGCTACGCCGTACGCGAGCAGACTCGGCAAGCACTCGCCATCCTCGGCCCCGCCCTGCGCGACGATCTCGGCCTCACCCGCCACCGTCAATTGATCAGCTTTCAGAATGACAAACATCAGAAACATTCGTTTGATTGATGAAACGAAGGCGAGCAAAACAAAGCCAGGCCCGGGCGACAGAGCGAAAGACGGGCCGCCACCAAGAGGATAACGACCATGACCATGGTTTGCTGCGATACCCCTTTGCCTCGGTCGAGTTCCCGGCCGATTCCGCGAATGATCGCCGGCGCCAAGCGCGCCCGCATCGCCTCCGCCGCCTCGACGCTCGATGAGCGCGCCAGCCGCGCCGCCGATCGCATCGCGACGGCCATGAAAGTCCTCGCACGCGCATTCGCCGATCACCGCCGCCAGCGTCTTGACGCGGCCGCCCTCGAAGCCCTGCCCTTTGACCTGCGGAAGGATCTCGGCTGGCCTGCCGGCGACACAAACGGCTGACGCGCGCCAGGCACCCCGGCGGCAAAATCACCCGCCCCGACACCCCGTTTGCGACGCAGCCGCCCCACAACGTCGCAAACGGGGCAGCGCCCGTTTCCCATCCCAGACCACCCCGCTCTCTGAAATCAAAGCTTTTCAACTGCCTGCGTCCTGCCCACCGCAGTCGCCTGGTCCACGGCGTCGCAGCCTGAAAAAAGTCGGAAAATGTCGTTCTTTAGCAATTGCCGATGCGGTCGCGGCGCGCGATAGGATGACAATGTCGTAAAACGACTATCGCGCCGAACGATTCAGGCGGAGCATGATGGAAAACAAGGGAACGGCAGCAAGGACATCAGGGCATCATCATGAGCAAGATACAGCCGCAAACCAAGAAGCGTTCGATCGTCTTCTTCCTCGTCCCGCATTTCACCCTTCTGCCCTTTGCCGGCGCCATCGAGACGCTGCGCATCGCCAACCGCATGCTGGGTTACGCCGCTTATGAGTGGCGCCTCGCCTCTGTCGATGGCCAGAAGGTCTATTCCTCTTCCGGCATCGGCATTGAGGTGAATTCCTCGCTCGCCGACGAGCGCCGCTTTCTCGGCGGCGAAAACCGCCCGAACATGGCGATCGTCTGTTCCGGCATCTATGTCGAGGAGTTCAACAACAAGTCGGTCAACGCATGGCTGCGCGAAGCCTATAACCGCAATGTCGCCGTCGGCTCGCTCTGTACGGGCGCCCATGTGCTGGCCCAGGCCGGCCTGTTGAACGGCAAGCGCTGCGCCATTCACTGGGAAAACCTGCCCGGCTTTTCCGAAACCTTCCCCCAGGCCGAAGTCTATGCCGACCTCTATGAAGTCGACGGCAATCTCTACACCTGCGCCGGCGGCACCGCCTCGCTCGACATGATGCTGAACCTGATCGGCCAGGATTTTGGCGAAGGCCTCGTCAACCGCGTCTGCGAACAGCACCTGACCGACCGCGTCCGCTCCGCCAACGACCGCCAGCGTCTGCCGCTCAGAGCCCGCCTCGGCGTGCAGAATTCCAAGGTGCTGCAGATCATCGAGTTGATGGAAGCCAATCTCGCAGAACCACTGTCGCTGCTGGAAATCGCCGACGACGCCGGCCTCTCGCGCCGCCAGATCGAGCGTCTCTTCAGACAGGAAATGGGCCGCTCCCCCGCCCGCTACTATCTCGAAATCCGCCTCGACCGCGCCCGCCACCTGCTCGTCCAGTCCTCCATGCCTGTCGTCGAAGTCGCCGTCGCCTGCGGCTTCGTCTCCGCGTCGCATTTCTCAAAGTGTTACCGCGAACTCTACAACCGCTCCCCCCAGCAGGAGCGCGCGGAGCGCAAGCTGACGATGTCGAGCAATAGGACGGGGGTTGTGGTGTAAGACGCCACCCCCACCCGCTCTCCCCCCTTGTGGGGGAGATGGCCGGCAGGCCAGAGGGGGGTATCACACGGCATAACGCTGGCCACACCCAAACATTTACTGAGGCCAGGGCGCCTGCCCAAGCGGCTCTCGAAGCACCGAGGCCAGACCAGCCCCACCCGCTCTCGTAATTCGTGGGTGCTTACGCCCACGCCTCAGGATTAAGGCTGATCTCTGGCTACACCCGATCCGCACGATGTGGAGCGAGGATAAATTGCGCGGCAGAAGCGACCTCAGTCCACAACCTGCAGGCTGGATCATCATCCGAAACCTGAGCGCCAAAGGTACCTCAATAGCGGATAGAGGTGGGAAAACCCGTTCAGCTATGATCGTAAAGTAGCTACCCGGGAGACTTTTGAAAGCAACTGTAGATCCTCGTTTAACTTGCGCGACGGATTGATCGCACTCTCTATGGTATCGAGAAACCTATCCATACTAGGCAGCTTTCGAGCGGTTTCCATGAGTCGTCCAAGCAAAAAAATGCCCGCGAAAAATGGGGGCATATTGACGCCAGCCGCATAGGCACCCAACCCCGACCCAACATCCAGCCATTGGATTGAGCGATCCCGTCGGTCCTTTGCCAATCCATAGTCGAACAGTTCCTGCAGAATTCGCTCTACTTCAACTTGCCGTTCGCTCTCAGGCAAGTTGGCAAGCCTGCCGATAAGCGACCGTGCCTTCCGCCTGTCTGAGGGTAAGGAGGTGTATTCCAATACATCACGTAGGGAGGCGCGCTTATCGAAATCTACTAGAGGAACCGGGGGCAGTACAACTGCTCGCCCCTCGGCTTTTATCCGTTCATTTTCAGCCCAAGCCGCAGCTATCCTGCTGTTAAAGGATCGGTAGAAATTTAAGCGGTCGCCAAACAGCTGCATAGGTCCCAGCCAGCTATTTACATAATCCTTACCAGTCCCGTGAGGAATGTAAGTCGCATTCAACACATGAGCGAAATGTATCGCCTGACCAAATGTATCTGCTTCAATTAACACCTCTTTTCCGCGAATGCGCTTAAAGGTTTCCGCAAAGTGACTACCCTGATTGATGCCCATCAACCCCATGCCCCCAAGTTTCAGGAAGGGGAGAAACGAAGCGCGGCGGAGACAAGTGGGATACAGAATGCTCTGGGCCAACTCATGAATTGGGACGCTCAATTCCTCCGCCATTACGGGGATAATATTACGCAACGACCCAAGGTTTTCTGGGCGACCAAGAATGTATTCGTCCGCAGTTTCAACGGCATCGGCTATGATCAAACCCGCGAGCCTTCGCCTCCCAAACACGGCTGCAGGATTCGCTTCTTGGGCCTCACGAATAAACCCCAGGTCCGAACGTTCTTCTGGTTGGGAAAAAACGAGTCGAAGCCGTCCAGCTTCAATCAGCTGAAGCAATTCTGTGGGGCCAACACTCTGACTTTTCCAAAATTCCTCACCGAGGTCCCGCTCAGCAAACGGCGGCTCTAGGAAAATGGTATCGTAAGCTAAGAGAGCCTGTCTGATATCGATATTTGGGAAAGCCGTTCCATGGATGAAGCAGCTAATGCCGGCGTTTTCTGTCACCGAGAACGAACTGGGAGGTATCCGCCCAGCGTAAATTTCATTGAGATTATCAAACCACCATTGTTCGTCAGACGAAATAAAATCTGGAACTTTACCTCGTTCCTTCAAAGGTCGAATATTCAAAACATCGGACGCTGGGCTGGCGGCTTTCATTCCATAGGTTATGGAGAGTATATAGCCAGGAAACACGCCACCTAGGAACCGCTTCACCGCGTCTGATAGACTCGAGGTTAAAGGTTGTTCGAATTGAATGAGCAATTCGTTATCGCCGCCAGGTCTCGCATCTACGAGAGTTGGCGAAAGTGGAAACTTACCAGCGATAATGGTATCTAGATCTGCAACAGTCAGTGGCAGGCCACTGAACGAAGCCGCAAGATCGCAATCTCTGATAGTGTCGACTTCGCAACTAGATTCCGGAATCGAATTCGTTAGGACCACATTGTCAGTGATCTGACTAACACTGGTATCGAACTCACGTCCATGTAGTTCGACATCCAACTGATCACGCGGCACAAAAATAACATGATCATCGACGGCAAGCTCGAATATTCGAGATTCAATATGGGGGTACTTTACCCGAAGCATCACCTCGGTTCTTTGTATTGAAGCCAGTTGCGGCACCCGACGCCCCCCATCTTAGCGTGCTTGGTCTCGAAGTTGATCACATGAAGATATGAACCTAATAGTTGAGGATCAAGACACCTCGCCCTATCACCCCACCAAACTCCAGAAGAACCGCGCCGACACAAACAGCAGAAACACCGCAAAGCCCAGCTCCAACTGCCGCTTGTTCAGCCGGTGCGCCAGCTGCGCGCCATAGGGCGTGACCAGCATGGCGATCGGGAAGATCACCGCAAAGGCGATCCAGTTGACATAGCCGGTCGAGAAGGGAGGCAGGCCCGCCTTGCCCCAGCCGGCATAGATGAAGCCGAAAAAGGCCGGGATTGAGATCAGAACGCCGACGCCCGACGAGGTCGCAACCGCCTGGTGAATCGGCCGGCCGAAAAGCGTCATGAAGGTGTTGTTGAACACCCCGCCGCCGACCCCCATCAGCCCGGAAAACAGCCCGATCGCCGAGCCGGTGAGAAACCGAAAGGGCTGGCCCGGCAGTTCGGTGCCGAGATGCATCCGGTTGGAGAGAAAGAGCATACGCGCAGCGAGCACCAGACCCATGACCGCGAAGAAGAGCCTCAGACCCGCGCTGGAGACATAGGCCGCAACCACGGTCGCGAGAAGGGCGCCGAGCGGCACCGCGATCAACCAGCCTTTGAGAAGGTCCATATCGACAGCCCCGCGTTTCCGATGCGCCTGGAACGAGCGGAGCGAGGTCGGCACGATCAGCGCCGTCGAGGTACCGACGGCGAGATGCATGATCACCTCTTCGGGGATCCCGGCATAACCGAAGACCTGGTAGAAAACCGGCACCAGCACCGCACCGCCGCCAATGCCGAACACGCCGGCAAGCAACCCCGCCACGGCGCCCGCTGCCGCCAGCAAGGCGGCAAACATCAGGATATCGGCAATCGGCGGCATGGGTTTACTCCGGAGATAGGACCGCCCGACTGGGCGGCGAGGACAGGCGGAAGGATCGGGCACGGGACGCCGCGTGACTGGCCCAGCCTCCTAGGCCCTCCCTGTCCCGCCCGCAAGCCCGCCCTCGCCTGCTCCGGTACGGCTTCCTCACTCAGCCCATCAATTGCAGGCGCATGACAGGACTGCTCGATTGCCAGATTGCGCAGCATCGCGCGACCACGCAGCCAGGTTAAGCTCTCCCCCTTGTGGGGAGGGTTGGGAGGGGCCTTGGTATCACTCCGGAGCAAGTCCCGCAAAGCGCGGCATCGATCCCGGGGACACCGGCCGCCAACCCCGCACAATTCGGCATTTCGCGAATTAGGAACTTAAGCAACCGCGAACCATCAACGGCAGTTCCCCTTGTCGAGATAGAGCGAACAGTCCTTGCCAGCAGGTGCCCGCGCCTTCGAAGCCGCCGCTATCCGCCGGCTCGAAACCGGGACCGGATCATCGATCCCGGAATTGCCGCTATCCACCGAAAGCGGCAGGATGCGGCCCTCCTCCGGCATCTCGGCCACCTGCATTTCCTGTATCCCGGGCTGCTGCGCCCCGCTCGGCCCCGTCACGATCTGCGTCGGCTCATCGAAACCGATGCCGTCGACCACCGGCTGGCTGGTATTGCCTTCGGCAATTGCCATGGCGCCCGCCTCCGTCACCAGTTGCGGCTGCACGCCGACCGGACTCGTCGCATCGGCATAACTCGCATCCGAAATCCCGGGCTCACCGCCGATCCCGAGCGCACCGTCAATGTTGACGCCGCCTTCCGGAATGGCCATGGCGCTCATCGTCCGGCTTTGACCGTCATCGCCGGGCAAAGGCTCGACCGCCGCCAGCACAGGCGCGGCCTGTGGGGCATCGCTGTCGGCGAGGTTGGGGGTGTCGAGATAGTCGAGGCCCTGAGCGCCACCGTTCCGGGCAGTTGGCGGTGCATAGGCCGCAGCCTCCGCTCGTGGGTCGCCGACGCGACCGACAAGCACCCGCCCGTCTTTGCTGCGATCGACCTTGCCGATCAGCTGATCGCCGGCGCGCGGCCCTCCAACGTCAGCGAAAGGAATCCGGTCGCTGCCGGAACAACCGGCGACGAAAAGAACCGAAAGGACGGCAACCGTCAGTCGGCTGCCAAGGGACGAAAACGCAACACTCATTTCACCCTCGATGGTCCCTTATGGGACAACTTCCAACAACATAGGACCGCCCGGCTTAATGCGCCATGAACGAAATGGGGAAGGAATTGAGGGCAAAAACTGAGGGCCGGCAGATTGCTCCGCCGGCCCCCATCTGTTCGTCAAGCCTGACGCTTACGCCGCCCGGCGATGTCCGGCCACGGCCTGCGCAGCATTGACCTTCAGGCGCGAAAGCAGCTGACGCAGGTTGTAGCTCTCTTCCGCCAGCGACTGGCCGGCAGCCGAGGTTTCCTCGACCATGGCCGCATTCTGCTGCGTCATCTGGTCCATGTGGTTCACCGAGGTATTGATCTCGGCCAGGCCCGTGGCCTGTTCCTTGGCAGCGGTCGCGATCGTGTTGACGCTTTCGTTGACGCGGTTGACCAGTGCCTCGATCTCGATCAGTGCCTCGCCGGTGGAGCGCACCAGGCCGACGCCGGTGTCGACTTCGGCAGCCGATGCGCTGATCAGCGTCTTGATTTCCTTCGCCGCATTGGCCGAGCGCTGCGCCAGTTCCCGCACTTCCTGCGCCACGACCGCAAAGCCGCGACCCGCTTCACCCGCACGCGCCGCCTCGACGCCGGCATTCAGAGCAAGGAGATTGGTCTGGAAGGCGATCTCGTCGATGACGGAGATGATCTGGCTGATCTTCTGCGACGAGCCCTCGATCCGGCCCATGGCATCGACAGCGCTGCGCACGATCTCGCCGGAGCGGTTGGCGCTCGACTTGGTCTCGGCCACCATCTGGCGTGCCTCATTGGCGCGTTCAGCTGCCGTGCGAACGGTTGCGGTGATCTCGTCGAGGGCCGCCGCCGTCTCTTCGAGGGCCGCCGCCTGCTGCTCGGTACGCTTCGACAGGTTGTTGGTCGCCTCGCTGATATTGCCGGCCGAGGACGTCACGATGTCGCTCGTCTGGTTGATCGCCGCAATAACGCCGCCGAGCGAATCGACCGCGCGATTGAAGTCGTCGCGCAGCTTTTCATATTCCGAGCCGATCACGCCGATCTGCACGGTGAGGTCACCTTCGGCCAGACGCTCCAGCGCCGAACCCAGCGCATTGATCGCATGGTTCTGCCGCTCGGAAGAGGTGCGCAGATTGAGCTCGTTACGCTCGCGTTCGCCGTTCAGGTTTGCCTGCTGCTCCACTTCGCGGTCGCGCAACTCGATGCGTTCGCGCACGCTGTCGCGCAGCACGACCAGCGTTTTCGCCATTCCGCCGATTTCGTCACGGCGTTCCGTTCCACCGACCTCGATATCAACCCGCTCCTCGGCGATATCGCTCATCGCCGCCTTCAGACGGTTGATGGGCAGCACAACGCTGCGGACCACGAGATAGGCGCACAGCACCATGCCGATTGTCGCAACCAGGATCAGGACGCCATACTGAATGGCCGTCTGGCGGAAGAGGGCCGCCAGGTCGTCCGAATAGACGCCGGTGCCGATGACCCAGCCCCAGGGCTGGAAGCCGATAACATGCGAAAGCTTTTCGACCGGCTCCTCGAAGCCCGGCTTCGGCCAGTAATAGTCGACGAAACCTTCCTCGCCGGCCTTCACGGTATTAACGAATTCCACGAACAGGAACTTGCCGTTCGGATCCTTGTTCTGGCTCAGATCCTTGCCGTTCAGTTCCGGCTTGATCGGATGCATCACCATCGCCGGCTGCATGTCGTTGATCCACATATAGCCATCGGGCTCATAGCGCATCGCGCCGACGACGTCCTTCGCCCGCTCCTGCGCCTCCTCGCGCGTCAGCGTGCCGTCCTGCTCCATCTTGTGATACTTGTTCAGGATCGCGACAGAATTGTCGTTGATCTGCGCCAGCCCCATGCGGCGCTCCTGGACCAGCGTGTCATACGATTGGAACAGGCTGTAGGTCAGTGCGCCCACCAGAACCGCCAGAGCCACTGCGACCAGTGCATAGAGCCGCACTGACAGAGACACCGATTTCATATTTTCCACCCCCATTGTGATTAGATGCTAAATTTTGATATTTATCAGTTCTAAACTCCGTAAATGAGGACCTGTGAAATCTGACAGGTGCATTTTCATCCATTAAAATTAGTAGTGGCGCACTGGTGACTTCACGATCTCTTTTGGGTCGTACACAGAGGAGTTCCGACAGAATCATGACCGCCACCACGCAAACGCCCACCGGAGAACTGACCCTGCGAACGCTCGCCATGCCGGCAGACGCCAATGCGGCAGGCGATATCTTCGGCGGCTGGGTCATGGCCCAGATGGACCTTGCCTGCGGGATCCGTGCGGCCGAGCGTGCCCGTGGCCGCGTCGTCACGGCCGCCGTCCAGGAAATGGCCTTCGCCATGCCGGTCAAGATCGGCGACACGCTCTGCGTCTATACGGAAATCAGCCGCGTCGGCCGTACCTCGATGACGCTCAAGGTCGAGACCTGGGCCCAGCGCTATCTGACCCATGTCATGGAAAAGGTCACCGAAGCGACCTTCGTCATGGTCGCGCTCGACGCTGATGGCAAGCCTACGCCGGTGCCTGAGGCCTGACAGGCCTCAGCCGGCCATGATGCGGAAGAAAGCTTCGCAGGCTTCGTCCGACGGAAAGAACATTTCGATCTTGATATCGGCCAGCGCGATGTCATCCGCCGTGCCGAACTGCGTGATCGTCGAGAACATCGGATAGACCAATCCGCCGAAGCGAAAGCGCACCGCAAGCACCGGCGGCAGGTCGCCACGTCCGCCATGGTCGCCCTCTCCCGCCTCCCAAGACAGCGCCTCGGCTGCGCGCTCCAGCACCGCATCGCCGCCGAGATGAGCGCTTTCCAGTCTGAAGCGGGCCGCTAGATGCCCGGCAACCTCGTGCCAGTTCTCCACCAGTTCGGTGCCCCGTCCGGGCTTCAGCAGGAAGTCGATGAAGCTGTCGCCGGCAGTAAGGCCGAAGCCCGACAGCATGGCATGACCGCTCGCATTGGCATCCAAGACGGTCCAGTGGCGATCAAAGACGAAGGCCGGATAAGGCATGTGCCCGGCAATCATGTGGCTGATCGCCTTGCGGACCGGCGCCATGGTCGCGCTGTCCAGTGGCCGCTTCGCATAGGCAGCGCGATAGCCCGCCGCATCCAGCATCAGGTTGCGCTCGGCCCGAGGCACCTCCAGCGCCTCGCCGAGCCGCAGAACCATGTGCCGGCTCGGCTTCGCCCGTCCCGTCTCAAGAAAGGCGATGTGCCGCGCGGAGACATCGGCAACCAGCGCCAGCTGCAATTGGCTCATCCGTCGCTTGCCGCGCCAGTTGCGCAGCTGACCACCAAAATCACCCGTCATGCCATCCTCCATGCCGCAGCGTCCGAGAAGCCGGAATTGCAGAACTTCTGGCAGATGCAGCGCGCGCCGTCACTTACCTCCCGAGTAATTGCGACACGTCCGGCCGCCCGACATGGTCACGTCATCGCAACTGGAAAGGAAAACTGACCATGTCCCGTGATTTTGCCGCCACCTGGCTGAAACTCACCAGTCTCTTCATCGTGCTGCTGGGCCTGATCGTCGCCCTCGGCGCCCATCCGGCCGTCTCGCTACCGGCAACCCTTCTCGCCGATGCGGTCTTCTGGCCCTTTGACGGCGCCCAGGCCATCGACACCCAGGCCGCCCGCGTGCTCGCCGCCATAGGCGGAGGGGTCATGGTCGGCTGGGGCGTCATGATGTGGCTGATCATCGACCGCCTGCTGCCGTCCGATCCAAAGCTTGCCCGCCTAATGATGATCGAGGCGACATTTGCCTGGTATCTCGTCGATAGCTCCAGCTCCTTTGTATCCGGCGCGAGCGTTAACGTCCTGCTCAACACTCTCCTTTTGGCAGCCATCGTCCTTCCCGCCTGGCGGATCGGCGCAGTCCGCGTCGCCACGGCGGGCTAGACGTTCGCCAGTGAGGAAACAGGGTAGAAGACGGCGCGGCCAGAAATTGGCCGCGCGTTTCTCATCCGCGAAAGACGAAGGCAGCGCCCGCGGCGATCAAGGCAAAGCCGATCGCATGATTGATGGTCAGGCTTTCCTTGAGGAAGAAGACCGAGAATCCGGAAAACACGATCAGCGTGATGACCTCCTGAATGGTCTTCAACTGCGCGGCCGAATAGACCTCCGCGCCAATCCGGTTGGCAGGAACTGCCAGGCAATATTCGAAGAAGGCGATGCCCCAACTCGCGACGATCGCGATCCAGAGGGCGGACGTCTTGTATTTGAGATGCCCGTACCAGGCGAAAGTCATGAAAACGTTCGAGAGCGACAGAAGAAGGATCGGCCAGAGAGCGGCGGGAGAGAGACTCGGCATGGAGAACTCGCGAGATTGAGGGGGAGACGAGAGGCGCCCCGTGAGTCGCCTTCAGGTATCTACATATCAAATTGGCTCGAATATGGGGCGGAGCGTTCTCGACTGCGACCGGAAACCTTCGCTCGCGCACCCTCACAACCTGAAGACGGAATTTCGGCTGAAAAGGCGAAGCCAAAAAGCGCGAAGAAAGTGACGCGAGCTCATATTTTAGCACCGCCAAAAAGTTGCCGATGATTTCTAGTTAAATTGCTTGGAGCCGCGATAACATCCCGTTAAGTCGCTCTTGTTATTGATGTTTTATTGCGATTGGTATGGGTTTTGTTTTATGTGGTTAAACGAGAGCCGAAGCGGCGGAACAGTGCCGGCAGTGCTGCAAGCCCAGGTGGCGGACATCGCCGACGGCTATCGCTCCACACTCGTCCTGAACCTCATTACGCTGACCGTCTGCCTCTTCATCCTGCACCTGCACAATGAGGCCGGCTGGACAAACTTCGCCTGGTATCTCGTCGCGATCACCGTCATCGCCATGCGCGCCTATGCCTTGAACGCTCTTCGCCGACGCGGCAAGCTGATCTCGGCACCGCAGGACAGCCTGACCATTCTTTCACTCGGCGCACTCACGCTGGGGGTGGTCTGGGCCGCCCTGCCATGGACAATCACCGACTTCGAACCGCTCGGCCGGCATGCCCCGCTCTTCCTGCTGATGGGCGGCATGGCGGCGGGCTCGGTTATCAAGCAGATCGGCTACACGCCACTAGCCCTGAGTTATTCCATCCCGATCCTGCTTTCCCTGATGGTCAACCTGATCAGCAATTGGCAGCCCAATGATGTATTGCTTGGCCTCTGCCTCAGCCTGCTGATCTTCGTTTTCATCCGCCGCAGCCTCTGGGCAGAGCGGATGTTCGTCAGCAGCCAGGTCGCCCGCCATGAGGCGACCACACTCGCGGACAGCCTGACCCGTGCCAACAGCGACATTCTTCGTCAGAACTCCCGTCTGGAGGCCCTGGCGAACCGCGACACCCTGACCGGCCTCGCCAACCGCATGTTCTTTCACGGGCGCCTCGCCGGCGACATTGCCAGGGCCGCCGTCGTCAAGGAGCAGGTCGCCCTGCTGATCTTCGACGTCGAGCGCTTCCAGTCGATCAACGACACGCTCGGCCACAGCGCCGGCGACGCCCTGCTGCGTGAGATCGCGAACCGTCTTTCCTCGATCGTCGAGGACGGCAGCCTGATTGCGCGCCTCGGGGGCGATGAATTTGCCGTGGTCGTCAGCGGTCCGGACGCCCTGCATCGCGCCCGTACCCATGCAGCCGCCGTGCTCGAGGCAAGCCGCCGGCCGATCCACTGGCACCAGCGCCAGGCCGTCGTCGGACTGAGCGTCGGCCTCGCCGCCTATCCCGATCACGCATGCAATGCCGAAGAACTGCTCGCCTGCGCAGACATGGCGCTCTACGACGCCAAGCGCACCGATCGCCGCCAGTTGCGGGAGTTCGACCCGGATCTCCGCCGCAATGCCGAGCGCAAGCGCATCATCGAGCAGGACCTCGACCGCGCCATCCAGAGTGGCGCCATCGGCGCCTGGTTCCAGCCCCAGGTCGACCTGACCACACGCCGGATCACCGGCTTCGAGGCGCTGGTCCGCTGGCAGCATCCGCAGCTCGGCTTCGTGTCACCGCCGGAAATCGTCAACGCCGCACGCACGGTGCATCTGTCCGAACAACTGACCGCGAGCATCGCCCGCGATGCCTGCCTGCTCGCCCGCCGCCTGCCCGAATTCGGCCTCGGCGATGTCACGGTGGCGCTGAACGTCTCGCCGCGCGAATTTGCGCTCTATTCCGTGCCTTGCATGCTGCAGCGCGTCACCAGCGCCCATGGCGTGGCGTCGTCGGCACTTGAGATCGAGATCACCGAGGAAGCCATCCTCGATCCCGCCCTGGCAGACGAACAGTTGAAGCAGCTCGAACAGGACGGCTACAAGCTCGCCGTCGACGATTTCGGCATGGGCCACTCGTCCCTCGCCTATCTCATCGGCCTGAAGGTCGATCGCCTGAAGATCGACCGAAGCTTCGTCAAGGACGTCGCCCGCAGCGAGACCAACCAGAAACTGATCTCGGCCATGATCAGCCTCGGCCAGTCCCTGTCCCTCGACATCGTCGTTGAAGGTGTAGAGACACCCGAAGACGCCGCCATCCTCGCCCGCCTCGGCTGCAGCATCGCCCAGGGCTACCTCTTCGCCCGCCCCATGCCTGCAAACGCCCTCGACACCTGGATCGCCGACCACCAGCCGACCGCGCTCAAGCGCAAGACCCGGTCAAAACATCTGTCGGTGGCGTGAGGGGCCGACACCCGGCCCTCATCCATACGCTCGGAACGATCAAGATGCGCGTAAGCCGGCCGCATCGGCGGGACTGACGCCCTTTCCCTCCTGCCACCACGCTGGCAAGAACCGCCTCTCCCCGTTGCGTTTTCGTTCTGATTATCCCGGCCCGGCCCCTTCCCTTTGCCGGCGCGCTTCTCCATATTCCGGCCATGGCCAAGTCTCCCAAATCCTCCACCCCCTCTGATAGTTTCGAGGAAGCCCCGCAGACCGCATTCGAAGGCGCGCCGCTGTCCGGCTCGGTTTCGGATTGGGTCAAGCAATTGGAGGCGGAAGCGGAAGCTTCGACCGTCGAGACCCAGCGCGAACTCGCCTCGAAAGCCGGCAAGCACCGCAAGAAGATCGAGATCGAGGCCCGCCGCCATGCGGAGAAGGTGGCGCTGGAAAAGGCGAAGCCAACAACCGCCAAGAACACCACCTCGACCAAGACCTCTCGCGGCGTCTCGATCGGCGCCTCCTCCGATCCCGCCACCCGCGCCGCCGCCGGCCTCAACCCGGTGGCTGGCATGGACATGTCGCTGGAAGACGCCCAGTCCCTCGCCCCCGGCGCCGTCACGGCAACCGTCGAGGCGCTCTCCGCCCTGATCGAAAGCGGCAATCCGCTGTTCAAGAACGGCGAACTCTGGATGCCGCATCGCCCGGCCCGCCCGGCGAAATCCGAAGGCGGCGTCAAGATCCGCAT encodes the following:
- a CDS encoding putative bifunctional diguanylate cyclase/phosphodiesterase — encoded protein: MPAVLQAQVADIADGYRSTLVLNLITLTVCLFILHLHNEAGWTNFAWYLVAITVIAMRAYALNALRRRGKLISAPQDSLTILSLGALTLGVVWAALPWTITDFEPLGRHAPLFLLMGGMAAGSVIKQIGYTPLALSYSIPILLSLMVNLISNWQPNDVLLGLCLSLLIFVFIRRSLWAERMFVSSQVARHEATTLADSLTRANSDILRQNSRLEALANRDTLTGLANRMFFHGRLAGDIARAAVVKEQVALLIFDVERFQSINDTLGHSAGDALLREIANRLSSIVEDGSLIARLGGDEFAVVVSGPDALHRARTHAAAVLEASRRPIHWHQRQAVVGLSVGLAAYPDHACNAEELLACADMALYDAKRTDRRQLREFDPDLRRNAERKRIIEQDLDRAIQSGAIGAWFQPQVDLTTRRITGFEALVRWQHPQLGFVSPPEIVNAARTVHLSEQLTASIARDACLLARRLPEFGLGDVTVALNVSPREFALYSVPCMLQRVTSAHGVASSALEIEITEEAILDPALADEQLKQLEQDGYKLAVDDFGMGHSSLAYLIGLKVDRLKIDRSFVKDVARSETNQKLISAMISLGQSLSLDIVVEGVETPEDAAILARLGCSIAQGYLFARPMPANALDTWIADHQPTALKRKTRSKHLSVA